One Echinicola strongylocentroti DNA window includes the following coding sequences:
- a CDS encoding porin, translating to MKKLQLLIVLLCLGSLTTVMAQDLSKVSISGSVDAYYRANFNAPNKELPNGTFVAPATSFANRPGFALGMANIITAYEGEKVGFVADLVFGPRGTDAVFNSTGSSNIVNQLYMYWNVSDAVTFTFGNFNTFLGYEVISPAANFNYSTSYMFSYGPFSHTGLKADIALSENWSLMAAVMNPTDWTEFNWAGSYTGGLQLGYENDNGGTWLNLLYGDQDGVLDEDYPLTMGQTSGGSTFQIDLTTGYNVSEMVYLGLNATYNTTAAGESFNGTDIVDEDGDGYGFYGVAGYVQASTSDRFSIGLRGEYFNVFNNGLEGVVGVDTDGDGNVFAVTLSGNYKIVENFTLIPEVRLDSMSEEDYFVNNELAGSKSLSSFLLAAVFSF from the coding sequence ATGAAAAAACTTCAACTACTAATTGTATTGCTATGTCTAGGGTCTCTTACCACAGTGATGGCCCAGGACCTATCCAAAGTCAGCATCTCAGGATCCGTAGATGCTTATTATAGAGCCAACTTCAATGCTCCTAACAAAGAATTGCCCAACGGCACTTTCGTTGCCCCAGCCACTTCTTTTGCCAACCGACCTGGTTTTGCACTGGGCATGGCAAATATCATCACAGCATATGAAGGTGAAAAAGTAGGTTTTGTAGCTGATTTGGTTTTCGGACCTAGAGGCACAGACGCTGTATTCAACTCCACGGGAAGTTCCAATATCGTGAACCAATTGTATATGTATTGGAATGTCAGTGATGCTGTTACCTTTACTTTTGGTAACTTCAACACCTTCCTTGGCTACGAGGTCATTTCCCCTGCTGCCAACTTCAACTATTCCACTTCTTACATGTTCTCCTACGGCCCTTTCTCCCACACTGGACTGAAAGCAGATATCGCTCTGAGCGAAAACTGGTCGCTGATGGCTGCCGTAATGAACCCTACTGACTGGACAGAGTTTAACTGGGCTGGCTCCTACACTGGAGGTCTTCAATTGGGTTATGAAAATGACAATGGTGGCACTTGGCTAAACCTTCTTTATGGTGACCAAGACGGTGTTTTGGACGAGGACTACCCACTTACCATGGGGCAAACATCTGGCGGAAGCACTTTCCAAATCGATCTGACCACAGGATACAACGTTTCCGAAATGGTCTACCTTGGCCTTAACGCTACATATAATACTACTGCCGCTGGAGAAAGCTTTAACGGCACTGACATCGTGGATGAAGATGGCGATGGATATGGATTTTATGGTGTAGCCGGCTATGTACAGGCCTCCACTTCTGATAGATTCTCCATAGGATTACGTGGTGAATATTTTAATGTATTCAACAACGGCCTGGAGGGTGTAGTCGGTGTTGACACCGATGGCGACGGCAACGTCTTTGCCGTAACCCTTTCGGGCAATTATAAAATCGTAGAAAACTTTACCCTTATCCCAGAAGTAAGACTGGACTCCATGTCAGAAGAAGATTACTTTGTAAACAATGAACTTGCAGGTTCTAAAAGCTTATCATCATTCTTACTAGCAGCCGTATTCTCATTCTAA
- a CDS encoding ammonium transporter, producing the protein MKWSFNDLAQVSTDALAQGADLSADITQNLLTTNNVWMMLSTALVFIMHLGFAGVEAGFGQAKNTVNILFKNTVTPIIGIVSYAVCGFFLMYPGFDVPGWFGFDGAGWSMFWFAPEKADVTAGYADGGYTYWTDFLFQAMFAATAATIVSGAIAERVKLWAYLLFTVIYVGIVYPIIGSWKWGGGMLDSWGFYDFAGSTLVHSVGGWGALAGVILVGPRIGKYVNGKTVDKPGASVPLAVIGVFLLWLGWFGFNGGSVLSADPALVSFVLVTTSLAACAGGLGGFLAGYFVFKRLDLGMVLNGILAGLVGITAGADVINPGPALIVGFIAGILVVMSAVILDKMHLDDVVGAVSVHLTCGIWGTLAVGIFSTNPDHSFLTQLTGVVVCGITAFICAFVIFYVLKVTVGIRVSEEHEKTGLDSHEHGIRGYTIVYDE; encoded by the coding sequence ATGAAATGGAGTTTTAATGACCTAGCTCAAGTAAGTACCGATGCGCTCGCACAAGGCGCAGATTTGTCAGCTGACATCACCCAAAACTTACTCACTACTAACAACGTGTGGATGATGCTGTCCACAGCCCTTGTATTTATTATGCACCTGGGATTTGCAGGTGTGGAAGCCGGATTTGGCCAAGCCAAAAACACGGTCAACATTCTCTTCAAAAACACCGTCACCCCTATTATTGGAATTGTCTCCTACGCAGTATGTGGATTTTTTCTGATGTACCCAGGATTTGACGTTCCAGGATGGTTTGGATTTGACGGTGCTGGCTGGAGCATGTTCTGGTTTGCCCCGGAAAAAGCCGATGTGACCGCTGGCTATGCGGACGGCGGCTATACTTACTGGACAGACTTCTTGTTCCAGGCCATGTTTGCCGCTACTGCCGCTACGATCGTATCGGGTGCCATTGCCGAGAGGGTAAAACTCTGGGCTTACCTGCTCTTCACCGTCATCTATGTAGGGATAGTATACCCTATCATCGGTAGCTGGAAATGGGGCGGAGGAATGCTCGACAGCTGGGGATTCTATGACTTCGCAGGTTCTACACTCGTTCACTCCGTGGGCGGATGGGGCGCCCTTGCAGGTGTTATCCTCGTAGGCCCACGTATTGGCAAGTATGTAAACGGCAAAACCGTGGACAAGCCAGGTGCCAGTGTACCATTGGCAGTAATCGGCGTATTCCTACTTTGGTTAGGATGGTTCGGATTTAACGGAGGATCGGTACTTTCTGCAGACCCTGCCCTGGTTTCTTTTGTATTGGTGACCACTTCCCTTGCAGCTTGTGCAGGAGGACTGGGAGGCTTCTTGGCCGGCTACTTTGTATTCAAAAGACTGGACTTGGGAATGGTGCTTAACGGTATTCTTGCCGGACTAGTAGGCATCACCGCTGGCGCTGACGTAATCAACCCAGGCCCCGCACTAATAGTAGGGTTTATCGCAGGTATCTTGGTCGTAATGTCCGCAGTAATCTTGGACAAAATGCACTTGGATGACGTAGTAGGTGCTGTATCTGTTCACCTGACTTGCGGCATCTGGGGAACCCTTGCCGTAGGCATCTTCTCCACCAATCCTGACCACAGCTTCCTCACACAGCTAACGGGTGTCGTCGTCTGTGGCATCACCGCTTTCATCTGCGCCTTTGTGATCTTCTACGTCCTAAAAGTAACCGTAGGCATCCGAGTATCCGAAGAGCACGAAAAAACAGGACTGGATTCTCACGAACACGGCATCAGAGGCTACACTATCGTGTATGACGAATAA
- a CDS encoding beta-L-arabinofuranosidase domain-containing protein, with translation MNYPTIRNVCWFLFLLTITGNQLIAQEHASSKSPYLQNRIPLASSPYLELPLGSISPEGWLEEQLVRMKDGLTGHLDTIYPTVMGERNGWLGGDGDGWERGPYWIDGLLPLAYILKDEQLIKKVQPWVTWTLENQADNGYIGPVPFAEEPTYEAGLQRGMRKDWWPKMVMLKVLKQYYGATGDQRVIDVLTKYFKFQLKELPNTPLDKWTFWANRRGGDNLQVVYWLYNITGDDFLLDLGDLIAEQTFPWTNVFLNDENNVDPQSPWYFYQMKRYPFDQEEIDLLTVSKIGGIHTVNLAQGLKMPAVRYLQDKDEQHLSATKEALADIRKYHGQPQGMYGGDEPLHGNAPVQGVEFCSIAEGMFSLETILKITGDMSYADHLEKITYNALPTQASDDFMTRQYFQAANQVKLTDKMEVSFETNHHKGTDFVFGTLSGYPCCTSNMHQSWPKYVQNLWYATADGGVAALLYAPSEVELKVGNGAILKVKEETGYPFREVVNFSMTLSESTSFPFHLRIPGWANEAQISINGDLWEGTVRDQVAIIDRVWQNGDQVTLQLPMEIKSSQWYQFSSAIERGPLVYSLKIEDKKVTKNRDDGYGEFIEVHPVSDWNYGLLQHELDDLREHVEAIEIDWDGSYPWNLENAPIQLKMSGAKVPDWRLQNDVPVMPGFWSKTIESKSLIENITLVPYGCTTLRITEFPVYNVHH, from the coding sequence ATGAACTATCCTACCATAAGGAACGTATGCTGGTTTCTTTTTCTATTGACCATTACCGGAAATCAGCTTATTGCACAGGAACATGCATCTAGCAAAAGCCCTTACCTTCAGAATAGAATACCATTAGCGTCTTCACCATACTTGGAGCTTCCCTTGGGGAGTATTTCCCCAGAAGGATGGTTGGAGGAGCAATTGGTACGGATGAAAGATGGCCTTACCGGTCATTTGGATACTATTTATCCAACTGTCATGGGAGAGCGAAATGGTTGGCTGGGAGGAGACGGTGACGGTTGGGAGCGAGGGCCCTATTGGATTGATGGACTTTTGCCTTTGGCTTATATCCTGAAGGATGAGCAGCTGATCAAAAAAGTCCAGCCCTGGGTAACATGGACACTCGAAAACCAAGCGGACAATGGCTATATCGGACCGGTCCCTTTTGCCGAAGAACCTACCTATGAAGCAGGTTTACAAAGAGGCATGCGAAAAGATTGGTGGCCGAAGATGGTGATGCTAAAAGTCCTCAAACAATATTATGGCGCCACAGGTGACCAACGGGTCATCGACGTGCTGACCAAGTATTTTAAGTTCCAATTAAAGGAGCTTCCCAATACGCCTTTGGACAAATGGACTTTCTGGGCCAATCGACGAGGTGGAGATAACTTACAAGTAGTCTATTGGCTATATAATATCACGGGAGATGACTTTTTGTTGGACTTGGGAGACCTCATTGCTGAACAAACGTTCCCTTGGACCAATGTATTCTTGAATGATGAAAATAACGTGGATCCTCAGTCACCGTGGTATTTTTATCAAATGAAGCGATACCCTTTCGATCAGGAAGAGATAGACCTATTGACGGTATCAAAAATAGGGGGGATTCACACGGTGAATTTGGCACAAGGCCTAAAAATGCCTGCTGTAAGATACCTTCAGGATAAGGACGAGCAGCACCTTAGCGCTACCAAGGAAGCGTTGGCTGATATTAGAAAGTACCATGGCCAACCACAGGGGATGTATGGTGGAGATGAACCACTGCATGGAAATGCCCCTGTACAAGGGGTGGAATTTTGCTCTATTGCGGAGGGGATGTTTTCACTGGAGACTATCCTAAAGATAACCGGTGACATGTCCTATGCAGATCACCTTGAGAAGATCACCTATAATGCGCTGCCCACCCAGGCATCGGATGATTTTATGACCCGGCAGTATTTTCAGGCGGCCAATCAAGTGAAATTGACCGATAAGATGGAAGTGTCTTTTGAGACCAACCATCATAAAGGAACGGATTTCGTGTTTGGCACACTATCAGGATACCCCTGCTGTACTTCCAATATGCATCAGTCTTGGCCAAAGTACGTCCAGAACCTTTGGTATGCCACTGCTGATGGAGGCGTCGCGGCGCTGCTTTATGCACCCAGTGAAGTGGAACTAAAAGTAGGAAATGGAGCGATCTTAAAAGTGAAGGAGGAAACAGGGTATCCTTTTCGGGAGGTGGTCAATTTCTCGATGACTCTTAGTGAGTCTACATCATTTCCTTTTCATCTTAGGATCCCCGGATGGGCAAATGAAGCCCAAATTAGCATTAATGGGGATCTTTGGGAAGGGACGGTTAGGGATCAGGTAGCCATCATCGATCGAGTATGGCAAAACGGGGATCAGGTAACCCTGCAGTTGCCCATGGAAATTAAGTCGTCCCAATGGTACCAGTTTTCATCTGCCATCGAAAGGGGACCCTTGGTTTATTCCTTGAAGATAGAAGATAAAAAGGTGACCAAAAACCGAGACGATGGATACGGTGAATTTATTGAAGTACATCCCGTGTCAGATTGGAACTATGGCCTATTGCAGCATGAACTGGATGACCTGCGGGAGCATGTAGAGGCAATAGAGATCGATTGGGATGGTTCCTATCCATGGAACCTTGAAAATGCCCCCATCCAACTGAAAATGTCTGGTGCCAAAGTACCGGATTGGAGGCTTCAAAATGATGTTCCGGTAATGCCGGGGTTTTGGAGCAAAACCATTGAAAGCAAGTCCTTGATCGAAAATATTACCTTGGTGCCTTATGGCTGTACGACATTAAGAATTACTGAATTTCCGGTTTATAATGTGCATCACTAA
- a CDS encoding sulfatase family protein yields MKTHVLLLLFLCTLSNYTIGQVGEERRPNIVFCLADDWGWPHAGAYGDSTVKTPNFDRLAEEGVLFNKAYVSSPSCTPSRNAFITGKYHWELGPGANLWSTLPVEHQSFIHLLADEGYVTGRTEAKTWGPGNLDSWISHHGSHPSNDAYQTFGDFLDKTEAKDKPFFFWLGTSDPHRVYEKGTGKDSGIDISKVHMFKHYPNVETVRSDVADYYVEVQRWDSLVGSVIAQLEAMDMLDNTIIIMTGDHGMPFPRGKGNLYDSGVRVPFAVYWGSQVAEGRKVEDFISFADIAPTLLEAAGVKVPSDMTGESFMNILMSEKSGRVDPEERSAIVFGRERHVPAQEEPNMGGYPSRGYRNDEFLYIRNYQPSLWPAGTGQLGATNYPNQWYADCDGGPTKNYIIANKDKDLEHIFAYQLCFAKRPAEELYDLTKDPDQLINVAAQADYADELESLREKLQQKLLKLNDPRAVDPDYDGFDQYPYLGGGGGKKP; encoded by the coding sequence ATGAAAACACATGTATTATTACTACTATTTTTATGTACACTTTCGAACTACACGATTGGACAGGTTGGAGAAGAGCGACGGCCTAATATTGTTTTTTGCCTTGCCGATGACTGGGGCTGGCCCCATGCAGGAGCTTATGGGGACAGCACCGTGAAGACACCAAACTTTGACAGGCTCGCCGAAGAAGGCGTCCTCTTTAATAAAGCGTACGTGTCAAGTCCCTCGTGTACACCAAGTAGAAATGCATTTATTACTGGAAAATACCATTGGGAACTAGGTCCTGGCGCCAACCTTTGGAGTACACTTCCCGTGGAGCACCAGAGCTTTATTCATCTTTTAGCTGATGAAGGCTATGTTACGGGAAGGACAGAAGCAAAGACATGGGGACCAGGAAACCTGGACAGTTGGATTTCCCACCATGGCAGTCATCCTTCTAACGATGCTTATCAGACCTTTGGGGATTTTCTCGATAAGACAGAGGCAAAAGATAAACCATTTTTCTTTTGGCTAGGCACATCAGACCCTCATCGTGTATATGAAAAAGGCACTGGAAAGGACAGTGGAATAGATATTTCAAAAGTCCATATGTTCAAGCATTACCCAAATGTGGAAACAGTGCGAAGTGATGTAGCAGATTATTATGTGGAAGTGCAGCGATGGGACAGCCTTGTGGGCTCGGTCATTGCTCAACTTGAAGCAATGGACATGCTGGACAATACCATTATTATCATGACAGGAGATCATGGGATGCCATTTCCACGTGGCAAAGGAAACCTTTACGATTCGGGTGTTCGCGTACCTTTTGCAGTGTATTGGGGCAGTCAGGTAGCAGAAGGACGCAAAGTAGAGGACTTTATTTCCTTTGCGGATATTGCTCCCACATTACTTGAAGCAGCCGGAGTGAAGGTACCCAGCGATATGACGGGCGAGAGTTTTATGAATATTTTAATGTCCGAAAAATCAGGAAGGGTAGACCCTGAAGAACGTTCAGCCATCGTGTTTGGCAGAGAGCGGCATGTGCCGGCGCAAGAAGAGCCTAATATGGGCGGGTATCCATCCCGCGGATACCGTAACGATGAATTTCTTTACATTCGTAATTACCAGCCATCCCTATGGCCTGCAGGCACCGGCCAATTAGGCGCTACCAATTACCCTAATCAATGGTATGCTGACTGTGATGGAGGCCCTACCAAAAATTATATAATTGCCAATAAGGACAAGGACTTGGAACACATTTTTGCATACCAACTTTGCTTCGCAAAAAGACCTGCGGAGGAACTCTATGATCTAACAAAAGACCCAGATCAGCTGATCAATGTCGCTGCCCAGGCGGATTACGCAGACGAGTTGGAAAGCCTGAGGGAGAAGTTGCAGCAAAAACTATTAAAACTAAATGATCCCCGTGCAGTGGACCCAGATTATGATGGGTTTGACCAATATCCTTATCTAGGGGGAGGAGGCGGAAAAAAGCCATAA
- a CDS encoding RluA family pseudouridine synthase — MAKQPFTVVYEDNHLLVVNKHSGVLVQGDHTGDKTLTDYCKEYIAAKYDKPGAVFLHPVHRIDRPVSGLVVFARTSKALERMMVLFKKREVHKVYWAIVKKRPKEEIGKLTHYLIKDGDRNVTTAYDKEIEGAKRAELDYKRLGKLNDHWLVEVRPKTGRPHQIRVQLAAMGCPIRGDLRYGFSKPNPDASINLHAFHLIFVHPVKKEKLYLRAALPEEAFWEQYLDFEKIKAQDQHLGNTFSG, encoded by the coding sequence ATGGCAAAGCAACCATTTACTGTAGTATATGAAGATAATCACCTTCTGGTGGTGAATAAACATTCGGGAGTGCTCGTGCAGGGTGACCACACGGGAGACAAAACGCTGACGGACTATTGCAAGGAATATATTGCCGCCAAATATGATAAGCCTGGTGCAGTGTTTTTGCATCCTGTTCATCGGATCGATCGTCCGGTGAGTGGGCTAGTCGTGTTTGCGCGTACTTCAAAAGCCTTGGAGCGAATGATGGTGCTTTTCAAAAAAAGAGAGGTGCACAAGGTTTACTGGGCTATCGTCAAAAAACGCCCAAAAGAGGAGATCGGGAAATTGACCCATTACTTGATAAAGGATGGGGACCGAAATGTCACCACTGCCTACGACAAAGAAATAGAGGGAGCCAAGCGGGCAGAGCTGGACTATAAGCGCTTAGGTAAGCTCAATGATCACTGGCTAGTGGAGGTGCGCCCCAAGACCGGTCGTCCACACCAGATCAGGGTACAGCTAGCGGCGATGGGATGTCCCATCCGTGGCGACCTTCGCTATGGCTTCTCCAAGCCCAATCCGGATGCCAGTATCAACCTACATGCTTTCCACCTGATTTTTGTCCATCCTGTAAAGAAAGAGAAGCTCTATCTAAGAGCGGCACTGCCGGAGGAGGCTTTTTGGGAACAATATTTGGATTTTGAAAAAATTAAGGCGCAGGACCAGCATTTGGGAAATACCTTTAGTGGATAA